Proteins encoded in a region of the Apilactobacillus apisilvae genome:
- a CDS encoding DUF5776 domain-containing protein, with protein sequence MQYNKNKFNKVNDKKLLKKVKKEWVVVSIASLSVISGFAISGSLPLSKTSNNVYADTLVNEKNSNQLDTSQNNENSDPGKDTHDTSSVKKTQSITAPSSERDNQTLKVSDASGAGNLNEDKMTMSASSNNFDDSKVAPSSSNNQVGDSKLTETAKAGSQSYSNGESKPSTNDNDQQAQYDAASNGFNDKLKQGNTTNDSQANTAQPDAYQQGQNLADQYKNEMNQGAQDYINNKKTDYTDQTQQNYYNASYSGAQTASNAYNQSTSNQGTNGNYDSYNKASGQSYTDYSSKNTAKLNSQNNSSVRLNGSSVNVPSSDSQIINDDKKNDNSVAQNYAGQGVYNDAFRYGINYFLANQGANDAKSGKWQGTNYNQNSSNYGNTAKITKDFYDSNINGGTYDSAKSDAYYQAYEGAKRGIANQFKADNTYNTGFIGSNSNSTNNDYTNAYNSVVNDNKNGIVYVRNAQQMNYVVTGVTSGTGVNNSLNMLYNNNSSINKPLINTINLVNDVNLQDVTTGNSGSGGTNPYTNTNLTINGQNHIADFYGMQYCLQYQGSNSYNFNIKNFQTVYGINYYGPFAASSGSIYFDNFNYVGPQMLQSTNNNVYINGNVNAYQNLGSSNTYNSPFQQNAKMDGSGNQQILAINNLTLGENSNFFGDVSNNTGGTNVQLNGNLTLGVDSNMNLISRGSGGDGAANNGNAGVYLTSSSSKLNVNKGSNLNIDTQKAGSTYGSAIYSSGGQINVNNANINITLNGNNTNSLPVYFAGGNVLVQNGGAINVIANGVNNSSGILYNSGGKINIVNGGNLTMDATNSTNSALIYGNVSVNNPGLSGVNLKVNNDGSTILESGASITANTINVNDVNYYMYNLNGNGNNNLTTIDQTNNNNNGVVPTSFKGDSLLISRVPAAYFVGPVNVSYDSQSKQTTITGNAKISGTYNNGDKTIYIKYSDNNNTDISNPTISQTTNNNNGDTTKFNQSMEVEDNGQLIPFKFIYNTNISPTSVTVLLKYGVSGINLKYNTANNPSTPNVSTTPGGYAMNVLNYSDDANKNLTSNLTQVSTGNEGDVNNGASDAMIINSGGNTVKPNPTTMSNNNDYSNGYNSAAAGYQAFVDQLSNNSVDPTTLNYQNNESYKNDYANSGYADQFEQGFNRAQQDYQTGINDVKKSIANGQITHTDSTATTSNGDTLSQINNDSYQTAFRTFNNGYEYGINGSSSDGLNNQQMIGFNYGKNVLVGASADSLPTDTTDPNYQAQKDGYQSAQQARKDYYNNSNPQTQNITKPSDIKVLSSDNIPNIQVYQSAYYGAHLAGTGSNRPTDDLIAQNSYDAAKGKASYLNGDEQPTTANNSQSFVNGYNDIKQGYSDVIANGSNTKEKDTPSAEYDYGYQIAINSQTGYNKAADLGNPLPNSTLAGISGNDKSAYKGYADAVQKIKSGNFSNSLNNHIAKGSNNDYYVLAYDKAIDIAILANNAGKNAFMSGGNSTTTDGSKTEQNVYTNAYNKSKDGFQDQLNNPNASNNSNDVNYRDGVTLANNGMDGYTQAMNDYHNNPNAYSYSPNASLNSSNQSAYKATIAGLQSANNQNDDNRGKRPTDYSSAFYDAAQASESGRIQAISSSKKNNLSNINNSDSNANKYVMPRLYTNSYNAFINGYSYGQNNPTDNSQSKDTNPINADAYNQGKTAGQQSQGASDYLNNKQPTNGGTTQYSNGYQYAKDGYQAGITGQPVTGITDAEKNSAEYQRAQAAGHNAKNYYQSGVNKAQSTTNPQSNSSDTPTNAVGKDAYNGAADAINAVKRADTDGTGVNNVPALDNKNSSNSIVYNNAYNEALAEAQKANQAGQNKALNNGKDTSYDSNVANDDIYNNAQAKTKTGYSEGINGEDTSKVPSNSNEAAGVDAGKAIQSSYNQAVSDYNDAADKKDAPDTTSKTGINADIYNNAIQGLKDADGNGNDPAVKTNKDNQNPIYGLANSQELAKQVASNVINNNANNSKLNTIDNNNTDAKNSLNPDAYKAIYNAMINGYNDGQSNPTDNSKVSGDNQNNVDAYEKGRDAGQRSQAVADLLAGKASVKNATDTYNEAYQYAKDGYQAGITGQPVNGITDAEKNSAEYQRAQETGKNAKNDYQNGIQQAQDNANPNVNDSNAPKDNDNSKAAYNAVAQALQDAKQANVSGKGLDSVNDLGNDYNCNPVYRVAYNQALNNIKAANKQANSDFNAGKVLNENNVTPANNMTKAFYSDVYNNIQKGYQEGLSNPGMTEPIDSNEQNGFNKGKADSRGYVDAINDFNNGTRYDNSNPAKGETEPSAKASYQETMKALTDAQNGKNDNVNNTSVYSIANGQGLGAHNGLAAVKQNGGSVPNPIIVPSTPSGINTTAYQDAYKGSYDGYNNKFDSSQINNMPYVNAFKQAAQQKGADDYVAGKVTDDPTNEANTKSEKEYDANYANGVRDAQAAYAGDGNGNKNSNHNSNAYQTGANALIDADKGYDAAKTNADIPDSDDTNVYNAYWGAQSGANTGDKVPANVNTNSVAYQTGKNKAQSDSSQGANQYLSDKIDGKSDLTPEGNNNLYNQGYNNQKAFEDGLNNTVGSDASKYPGNDGVKSAYQNGINASSGYKKGYQEAQVGNDKPSADASVDSYNGSKAGYNDAKNSSGFHPDGNLTQKSAYAKAYEEAIQQMNAGAREVIVDGNKQPNDNNQNHQAFNQGYDNQKAYSAGVNDKVDHSNQYSGPSLVAYQNGQKAKEAIIGAGSDAISGKQNTNREVDPDSYDGAKSGYIDGLNGNNYNNISTKPASYQQAYNNAYNDIQTDRANGAKELFKQVSGLNVENNSNVNGAKLPFDKPQNIHEQAQNNGFVEQQGYISGINGGSTKDNPYTDNPYKDIYNQGLQRSEITKTGYQAAQANGNPSVNDSPIKNSNGKEITDNNALEGYKAVAQAYQDVKANKPQSNNTNQSIEYQMAYDHAYNMYNGVKAKGVSDFTKDPSAQVNNPYDKADTQTAKNLYNQSNEAARDGYNSVMNPSQDKASDKNNVDYIAGQKLANSLLDGIKAAANSDKNAPSDNVAKAGYDAANAAIKNGVNDAKKSNSKNKVDPAKVVVPTDIPSDARQAYLNAYEGAYNGYISGYNNGLQNPNESQDSQYNSLPVYKAIYDATFKQGKSDIPAPATSGSIEIPIDNSGHQFVKPNKSANNNQKTISATQKAGELAGYKDGLMRKFNAKALKKYSSEYVKAYNNAFRKAFQKHMPRYIYNLKGMYLHNSKGFNKNTRVKGYSRVTRALAHVFRVLGISYSKNGLPRYRVSGGYITANYKYIADAYYRGNKVNERVRVIKPKGTHVYSSKQFNKHTIVKKIPKNSIIRVQKVEKLGYITRFYIGNGQYISSNKTIVKKLGE encoded by the coding sequence TAATAATCAAGTAGGTGATTCTAAATTAACCGAAACGGCCAAAGCTGGTTCTCAAAGTTATAGTAATGGTGAATCTAAGCCATCTACTAATGACAATGACCAGCAGGCTCAGTATGATGCTGCTTCTAATGGCTTTAATGATAAATTAAAACAAGGCAACACAACCAATGATAGTCAAGCTAATACTGCTCAACCAGATGCTTATCAACAAGGGCAAAATTTAGCTGATCAATATAAAAATGAAATGAATCAGGGTGCTCAAGATTATATAAATAATAAGAAAACTGATTATACTGATCAGACTCAACAAAATTACTATAATGCATCATATAGTGGTGCCCAAACAGCTTCTAACGCTTATAATCAGTCTACTTCAAATCAAGGAACTAATGGCAATTATGATTCATATAATAAGGCTAGTGGCCAGTCATATACTGATTATTCATCTAAGAATACGGCCAAATTAAATAGTCAGAATAATTCGAGTGTAAGATTAAATGGATCAAGTGTGAATGTTCCTTCATCAGATTCACAAATAATTAATGATGATAAGAAAAATGACAATAGTGTAGCCCAAAATTATGCTGGTCAAGGTGTCTATAATGATGCTTTTAGGTATGGAATTAATTACTTCTTAGCTAATCAGGGTGCTAATGATGCTAAGTCTGGTAAATGGCAAGGAACTAATTATAATCAAAATTCATCTAATTATGGAAATACGGCTAAAATTACTAAAGACTTCTATGATAGTAATATTAATGGTGGTACATATGATTCCGCTAAATCTGATGCATACTACCAAGCATATGAAGGTGCTAAGCGTGGAATTGCCAATCAATTTAAGGCTGACAATACTTATAATACCGGCTTTATAGGCAGTAATTCTAATTCAACTAATAATGATTATACTAATGCTTATAATAGTGTAGTTAATGACAATAAAAATGGAATTGTTTATGTAAGAAATGCTCAACAAATGAACTATGTTGTTACCGGAGTCACTTCTGGAACTGGTGTAAATAATAGTTTAAATATGCTTTATAACAATAATTCTTCGATTAATAAACCTTTAATTAATACTATTAATTTAGTAAATGATGTTAATTTACAGGACGTTACTACTGGTAATTCCGGGTCTGGCGGAACTAATCCTTATACAAATACCAATTTAACAATTAATGGTCAAAATCATATTGCTGATTTTTATGGAATGCAATATTGTTTACAATATCAAGGAAGCAATAGTTATAATTTTAATATTAAAAATTTCCAAACTGTTTATGGTATAAACTATTATGGACCATTTGCAGCTAGTTCTGGATCAATCTATTTTGATAACTTTAATTATGTTGGTCCTCAAATGTTACAATCAACAAATAATAATGTTTACATTAATGGCAATGTCAATGCTTATCAAAATTTAGGTAGTTCTAACACTTATAATTCACCATTTCAGCAGAATGCAAAAATGGATGGTAGTGGTAATCAACAAATACTTGCTATTAATAATTTGACTTTAGGAGAAAATTCCAACTTTTTTGGTGATGTATCAAATAATACAGGAGGAACTAATGTTCAATTGAACGGGAACCTTACTTTAGGTGTGGATTCTAATATGAACCTAATTTCTAGAGGTTCTGGTGGTGATGGAGCTGCTAATAATGGTAATGCGGGAGTTTATTTAACATCTTCAAGCTCTAAATTAAATGTTAATAAAGGATCTAATCTAAATATAGATACTCAAAAAGCTGGTAGTACTTATGGATCTGCTATATATTCTAGTGGTGGTCAGATTAATGTAAATAATGCTAATATTAATATTACTTTAAATGGTAACAATACGAATTCACTACCTGTTTATTTTGCTGGTGGTAATGTTTTAGTTCAAAATGGTGGTGCCATTAATGTTATCGCTAATGGTGTTAATAATTCTTCAGGAATTTTATATAATTCCGGTGGCAAGATTAATATTGTTAATGGTGGTAACTTAACAATGGATGCTACTAATTCTACTAATAGTGCATTGATTTATGGTAATGTTAGCGTTAATAACCCTGGATTATCTGGAGTTAACTTAAAAGTTAACAATGATGGTTCAACTATTTTAGAATCAGGAGCATCCATTACTGCTAATACCATTAACGTTAATGATGTTAATTACTATATGTATAATCTTAACGGAAATGGTAACAATAATCTTACTACTATTGACCAAACAAATAATAACAATAATGGAGTTGTTCCAACCTCATTTAAAGGCGATAGTTTATTAATTAGTAGGGTTCCAGCCGCCTACTTTGTCGGTCCAGTTAATGTTTCTTACGATTCACAAAGTAAACAAACAACAATTACAGGCAATGCTAAAATATCTGGAACCTATAACAATGGTGATAAAACTATATATATTAAGTATTCTGACAATAATAATACTGATATTAGTAATCCTACAATTTCACAGACAACTAATAATAACAATGGTGACACAACTAAATTTAATCAGTCGATGGAAGTTGAGGATAATGGTCAATTAATTCCATTTAAATTTATTTATAATACAAATATTTCACCAACTAGTGTAACAGTATTATTGAAATATGGTGTTAGTGGAATTAATTTAAAATACAATACTGCTAATAACCCTAGCACACCTAATGTCTCAACTACTCCTGGTGGTTATGCTATGAATGTTTTAAATTATTCTGATGATGCAAATAAAAATTTAACATCTAATTTAACCCAAGTATCAACTGGAAATGAAGGCGATGTTAATAATGGTGCTTCAGATGCAATGATTATTAATTCTGGTGGTAACACAGTTAAGCCTAATCCAACTACTATGAGTAATAATAATGATTATTCTAATGGTTATAATTCTGCTGCAGCAGGTTATCAAGCTTTTGTTGATCAGTTAAGTAATAATAGTGTTGATCCCACTACTTTAAATTATCAGAATAATGAGAGTTATAAAAATGATTACGCTAATAGTGGTTATGCTGATCAATTTGAGCAAGGTTTCAATCGGGCTCAACAAGATTACCAAACTGGAATTAATGATGTTAAGAAATCAATTGCCAATGGGCAAATTACGCATACTGATAGTACCGCAACAACTAGCAATGGTGATACTTTAAGTCAGATTAATAATGATAGTTATCAAACTGCTTTTAGAACATTTAATAATGGTTATGAATATGGAATTAATGGATCATCTTCGGACGGCTTAAATAATCAACAAATGATTGGATTTAATTATGGTAAAAATGTTTTAGTTGGTGCCAGTGCTGATTCATTACCTACTGATACTACTGACCCTAATTATCAGGCTCAAAAAGATGGTTATCAATCTGCACAACAAGCTAGAAAAGACTATTATAATAATAGTAATCCACAAACACAAAACATTACCAAACCTAGTGATATTAAAGTATTATCATCAGATAATATTCCTAATATTCAAGTATATCAATCAGCTTACTATGGTGCACATTTAGCTGGAACAGGTAGTAATCGTCCAACTGACGATTTAATAGCACAAAATTCTTATGATGCAGCTAAAGGTAAAGCATCATATTTAAATGGTGATGAGCAACCAACAACTGCTAATAACAGTCAATCTTTTGTAAATGGCTATAATGATATTAAACAAGGTTATAGCGATGTAATTGCTAATGGATCAAATACTAAAGAAAAAGATACGCCATCAGCTGAATATGATTATGGATATCAAATCGCTATTAATAGTCAAACTGGTTATAATAAGGCAGCTGATTTGGGCAATCCGCTCCCTAACTCGACTTTGGCTGGAATTAGTGGAAATGATAAATCTGCATATAAAGGTTATGCAGATGCAGTTCAAAAAATAAAATCTGGTAATTTTAGTAACAGTCTTAACAATCATATTGCAAAGGGAAGTAATAATGATTATTATGTCTTAGCTTATGATAAAGCCATTGATATTGCTATATTAGCAAACAATGCTGGTAAAAATGCATTTATGTCTGGTGGCAATTCAACTACTACTGACGGTAGTAAAACCGAACAGAATGTTTATACTAATGCTTATAATAAGTCTAAAGATGGCTTCCAAGATCAATTAAATAATCCGAACGCTTCCAATAATAGTAATGATGTCAACTATAGAGATGGTGTTACTCTAGCGAATAATGGAATGGACGGTTATACTCAAGCTATGAACGATTACCATAATAATCCTAATGCTTATAGTTATAGTCCTAATGCATCACTAAATAGTTCTAACCAATCTGCTTATAAAGCAACAATTGCTGGACTACAATCAGCTAATAATCAAAACGATGATAATCGTGGTAAACGTCCTACCGATTATTCTTCTGCATTTTATGATGCAGCTCAAGCATCTGAAAGTGGTAGGATTCAAGCAATATCAAGTTCGAAAAAGAATAATTTAAGTAATATCAATAATAGTGATTCAAATGCAAATAAATATGTGATGCCAAGATTATATACCAATAGTTATAACGCATTTATAAATGGTTATAGTTATGGACAAAATAATCCAACTGATAATAGCCAATCAAAGGATACCAATCCAATCAATGCGGATGCTTATAATCAAGGTAAAACCGCCGGTCAACAATCTCAAGGTGCTAGTGATTATCTAAACAATAAGCAACCAACAAATGGTGGAACTACTCAATATAGTAATGGTTATCAATATGCCAAAGATGGTTATCAAGCTGGAATTACTGGTCAACCAGTTACTGGAATCACAGATGCAGAAAAAAACTCGGCTGAGTATCAAAGAGCTCAAGCAGCTGGTCATAATGCTAAGAATTATTATCAAAGTGGAGTTAATAAAGCACAAAGTACAACTAATCCACAAAGTAATTCTTCCGATACACCAACTAACGCTGTAGGTAAAGATGCCTATAATGGTGCCGCTGATGCCATTAATGCAGTTAAAAGAGCTGATACTGATGGTACTGGTGTTAATAATGTGCCTGCTTTAGATAATAAAAACAGTAGTAATAGTATTGTTTATAACAACGCTTATAATGAAGCCTTGGCAGAAGCCCAAAAGGCAAACCAAGCTGGTCAAAATAAGGCTTTAAATAATGGGAAAGATACTAGTTATGATTCTAATGTAGCTAATGATGATATCTATAATAATGCCCAAGCTAAAACCAAGACCGGATATAGTGAAGGTATAAATGGTGAAGATACATCAAAAGTACCAAGTAATTCCAATGAAGCAGCTGGGGTAGATGCAGGTAAAGCCATTCAAAGCTCATATAATCAAGCTGTAAGTGATTATAATGATGCAGCAGATAAGAAAGATGCACCAGATACTACTAGCAAAACTGGAATTAATGCAGATATATATAATAATGCCATTCAAGGATTAAAAGATGCTGACGGTAATGGAAATGATCCAGCTGTTAAGACCAACAAGGACAATCAAAATCCAATTTATGGTTTAGCTAATTCACAAGAGTTAGCTAAGCAAGTAGCATCGAATGTTATTAATAATAATGCCAATAATAGTAAATTGAATACTATTGATAACAATAATACTGATGCCAAGAATTCTTTAAATCCAGATGCTTATAAAGCAATTTATAATGCCATGATTAATGGTTATAATGATGGGCAAAGTAATCCAACTGATAATAGTAAAGTTTCCGGTGATAATCAAAATAATGTTGATGCCTATGAAAAAGGCCGCGATGCTGGCCAAAGGTCACAAGCGGTAGCTGATTTGTTAGCTGGTAAAGCAAGTGTTAAAAATGCCACTGATACTTACAATGAAGCTTATCAATATGCAAAAGATGGTTATCAAGCTGGAATTACTGGTCAACCGGTTAATGGAATCACTGATGCAGAAAAGAATTCGGCTGAGTATCAAAGAGCTCAAGAAACTGGTAAAAATGCTAAGAATGATTATCAAAATGGAATTCAACAAGCGCAAGATAATGCTAATCCAAATGTTAATGATTCCAATGCTCCTAAAGATAATGATAATTCAAAGGCTGCCTATAATGCTGTTGCTCAAGCTTTGCAAGATGCTAAACAAGCTAATGTATCCGGTAAAGGATTAGACAGTGTTAATGATTTAGGTAATGATTATAATTGTAATCCTGTTTATCGAGTTGCTTATAATCAAGCTTTAAATAATATTAAAGCGGCTAATAAACAAGCTAATAGTGATTTTAATGCTGGAAAGGTATTAAATGAAAATAACGTAACACCTGCTAATAATATGACGAAGGCTTTCTATTCAGACGTTTATAATAATATTCAAAAGGGTTACCAAGAAGGATTAAGCAATCCTGGTATGACCGAACCAATTGACTCAAATGAACAAAATGGATTTAATAAAGGTAAGGCTGATTCTAGAGGTTATGTTGATGCCATTAATGACTTTAATAATGGGACTAGATATGATAATTCTAATCCTGCCAAAGGTGAAACTGAGCCTAGTGCAAAGGCATCTTACCAAGAGACAATGAAGGCGTTAACTGATGCTCAAAATGGTAAAAACGATAATGTCAATAATACTTCAGTCTACTCAATTGCTAATGGTCAAGGATTGGGTGCTCATAATGGCTTAGCTGCTGTTAAACAAAATGGTGGTAGTGTTCCTAATCCAATCATAGTTCCAAGCACACCTAGCGGAATTAACACGACAGCTTATCAAGATGCATATAAAGGTTCATATGATGGTTACAACAATAAATTTGATAGTAGCCAAATTAATAATATGCCTTATGTTAATGCCTTTAAACAAGCTGCTCAACAAAAGGGTGCTGATGATTATGTAGCTGGTAAGGTTACTGATGATCCCACTAATGAAGCTAACACTAAGTCTGAAAAGGAATATGATGCCAACTATGCCAATGGAGTTAGGGATGCTCAAGCTGCCTATGCTGGTGATGGTAATGGCAACAAAAACAGTAATCATAACAGTAACGCTTATCAAACCGGAGCTAATGCTTTAATTGATGCTGATAAGGGTTATGATGCTGCTAAAACGAATGCTGATATTCCTGATTCCGATGATACTAATGTATATAACGCTTATTGGGGTGCTCAATCAGGTGCTAATACTGGGGATAAAGTACCAGCAAATGTTAATACCAATTCAGTAGCATATCAGACTGGTAAAAATAAAGCTCAATCAGATTCTTCACAAGGTGCTAACCAATATCTTAGTGATAAAATTGATGGCAAATCTGATTTAACACCTGAGGGTAATAACAATTTATATAATCAAGGTTACAATAATCAGAAGGCCTTTGAAGATGGTTTAAATAATACAGTTGGATCTGATGCATCTAAATATCCTGGAAATGATGGTGTTAAGTCAGCATATCAAAATGGAATCAATGCTTCTTCAGGTTATAAAAAAGGTTATCAAGAAGCGCAGGTTGGTAACGATAAACCTTCTGCTGATGCTAGTGTTGATTCATATAATGGTTCCAAAGCAGGTTATAACGATGCTAAAAATAGTTCTGGATTTCACCCAGATGGTAATTTAACCCAAAAGTCAGCTTATGCTAAGGCTTATGAAGAAGCTATTCAACAGATGAATGCCGGTGCTAGAGAAGTAATAGTCGATGGTAATAAACAACCTAATGACAACAATCAAAATCATCAGGCCTTTAACCAAGGATATGATAATCAAAAAGCTTACTCTGCTGGAGTTAATGATAAAGTCGATCACTCTAATCAATATTCTGGACCATCATTAGTTGCATACCAGAATGGTCAAAAAGCTAAGGAAGCTATTATTGGTGCTGGTTCAGATGCAATTTCAGGTAAACAAAATACTAATCGTGAAGTTGATCCTGATTCATATGATGGTGCCAAGTCAGGATATATTGATGGATTAAATGGTAATAATTACAATAATATTTCGACTAAGCCGGCATCTTATCAGCAAGCATATAATAATGCTTATAATGATATTCAAACGGATCGTGCTAATGGTGCTAAAGAATTATTCAAACAAGTTAGCGGACTTAACGTTGAAAATAATAGCAATGTTAATGGTGCTAAATTACCATTTGATAAGCCACAAAATATTCATGAACAAGCTCAAAATAATGGATTTGTTGAACAACAAGGATATATTTCCGGAATTAATGGTGGTTCTACAAAAGATAATCCATATACAGACAATCCTTATAAGGATATTTATAACCAAGGTTTGCAACGTTCTGAAATTACCAAGACTGGTTATCAAGCTGCTCAAGCCAACGGCAATCCAAGTGTAAATGATTCACCTATTAAAAATTCTAATGGGAAAGAAATAACCGATAATAATGCGCTAGAGGGTTATAAAGCTGTAGCACAAGCATATCAAGATGTTAAAGCCAATAAACCACAATCTAACAATACTAACCAGAGTATTGAATATCAGATGGCTTATGATCATGCTTATAATATGTATAATGGAGTCAAAGCTAAAGGGGTTAGCGACTTTACAAAGGATCCAAGTGCACAAGTTAATAATCCATATGATAAAGCTGATACTCAAACAGCTAAAAACTTATATAATCAAAGTAATGAAGCTGCTCGTGATGGTTACAATTCAGTTATGAATCCTAGTCAAGATAAAGCTAGTGATAAAAATAATGTTGATTATATTGCTGGACAGAAATTAGCTAATAGTTTATTAGATGGGATTAAAGCTGCAGCTAATAGTGACAAAAATGCACCTAGTGATAATGTTGCTAAAGCAGGTTATGATGCTGCTAATGCTGCTATTAAGAATGGTGTAAATGATGCCAAAAAGAGCAATAGTAAAAATAAAGTGGATCCCGCTAAAGTAGTAGTGCCTACTGATATTCCTTCTGATGCTCGTCAGGCTTATTTGAATGCTTATGAGGGTGCATATAATGGTTATATCAGTGGATATAATAATGGACTTCAAAATCCTAATGAATCACAAGATAGCCAATATAATAGTTTACCTGTTTATAAAGCTATTTATGATGCTACCTTTAAACAAGGAAAGAGTGATATTCCTGCACCAGCTACTTCTGGTAGTATTGAGATTCCAATTGATAATTCTGGTCACCAATTTGTTAAGCCAAATAAAAGTGCCAATAACAATCAAAAAACAATTAGTGCTACACAAAAAGCTGGGGAACTAGCTGGTTATAAAGATGGTCTAATGCGTAAATTTAATGCTAAAGCATTAAAGAAATATTCATCTGAATATGTTAAAGCTTATAATAATGCATTTAGAAAAGCATTTCAGAAGCATATGCCAAGGTATATTTATAATCTTAAAGGAATGTATTTGCACAATTCGAAAGGATTTAATAAGAATACTCGTGTTAAGGGGTATTCAAGAGTTACAAGAGCTTTGGCTCATGTCTTTAGGGTTTTAGGCATATCTTATTCTAAGAATGGGTTACCAAGATATCGTGTTTCCGGTGGTTACATCACTGCAAATTATAAGTATATTGCAGATGCATATTATCGTGGTAATAAGGTAAATGAACGAGTTCGTGTAATTAAACCTAAGGGAACTCATGTTTACAGTAGTAAGCAATTTAATAAACATACAATTGTTAAAAAGATTCCTAAGAATTCAATTATTAGAGTTCAAAAAGTTGAAAAATTAGGTTATATTACTAGATTTTACATTGGCAATGGTCAATATATTTCAAGCAATAAGACAATTGTTAAAAAATTAGGTGAATAA
- the rlmD gene encoding 23S rRNA (uracil(1939)-C(5))-methyltransferase RlmD, whose amino-acid sequence MKYNKRNNRHKFDDVSVEIGQQFKMTIKRMGINGEGIGFYQHKLVFCTDAFPGEKVVAEVTDVFDKYIKAKAVKWNKESPDRVEPRDSYAGEVGGFELENLSYPAQLRFKRDLIYQALEKFQPIGYKGYKVNATMGMEDPYEYRNKAQFPVREKDGKVVAGLFKAGTHEVVDLETCSVQYPATMEVMRKIVEFIKELEIPVFNEENGSGIIKTVVVRAALNTDDVQVVFVTNTPKFVKKGFMLKKIMKELPQVTSVMQNVNPGKTSLIWGNETIKLAGNSFIVEKIKRLSFELSARAFLQLNSIMMPRLYEVAISALELTGNENIVDAYSGVGTIGLPLAKKAKEVRGMDTIAEAVEDANHNAIINKIRNAHYEVGKAEDLLPEWLAEGFKPDAIIVDPPRTGLDDKLIKAILKSAPEKFVYVSCNPSTMAADLVQLTRKYNVDFIQPIDMMPQTPRCEAVVKFTKK is encoded by the coding sequence ATGAAATATAATAAAAGAAATAATCGTCATAAGTTTGACGATGTCTCCGTCGAAATTGGTCAACAATTTAAGATGACTATTAAAAGAATGGGTATTAACGGTGAAGGAATTGGCTTTTATCAACATAAATTAGTCTTTTGTACTGATGCCTTTCCAGGCGAAAAAGTGGTTGCTGAAGTTACTGATGTTTTCGATAAATACATTAAAGCTAAAGCAGTCAAATGGAATAAAGAGTCTCCTGACCGAGTAGAACCACGTGATAGCTATGCCGGTGAAGTTGGTGGCTTTGAACTAGAAAACCTATCTTACCCTGCTCAATTACGTTTCAAGCGTGATTTAATTTATCAAGCATTAGAAAAATTCCAACCAATTGGTTATAAAGGTTATAAAGTTAATGCCACGATGGGGATGGAAGACCCTTACGAATATCGTAACAAAGCACAATTCCCCGTTCGTGAAAAAGATGGTAAAGTGGTCGCTGGTTTATTCAAAGCCGGAACCCATGAAGTTGTAGATTTAGAAACTTGTTCTGTACAATATCCAGCAACTATGGAAGTAATGCGTAAAATTGTTGAATTTATTAAAGAATTGGAAATTCCAGTCTTTAATGAAGAAAACGGCTCTGGAATTATCAAAACCGTGGTTGTGCGTGCTGCTTTAAATACTGATGATGTCCAAGTCGTCTTTGTTACTAACACGCCTAAGTTTGTTAAAAAAGGCTTCATGTTGAAAAAGATCATGAAAGAATTGCCTCAAGTAACTTCCGTAATGCAAAACGTTAATCCTGGTAAAACTTCCTTAATCTGGGGCAATGAAACAATTAAACTGGCTGGAAATAGTTTTATTGTTGAAAAAATTAAGCGCCTTAGTTTTGAACTATCAGCGCGTGCTTTCTTACAATTAAACTCGATTATGATGCCACGTCTATATGAAGTTGCAATTTCAGCTTTAGAATTAACTGGTAATGAAAATATTGTGGATGCCTACTCTGGAGTTGGAACCATCGGTTTACCATTAGCTAAAAAAGCCAAAGAAGTTCGTGGAATGGATACCATTGCAGAAGCTGTTGAGGATGCTAACCATAATGCAATTATCAATAAGATTCGCAATGCCCATTATGAAGTCGGTAAAGCTGAAGACTTACTACCTGAATGGTTAGCTGAAGGTTTCAAACCCGATGCGATTATCGTGGATCCACCACGTACTGGATTAGATGACAAATTAATCAAGGCCATTTTAAAGAGTGCCCCTGAAAAATTTGTATATGTATCATGTAACCCTTCAACGATGGCAGCTGATTTAGTTCAATTAACACGTAAATACAATGTTGATTTTATTCAACCAATCGATATGATGCCACAAACACCTCGTTGTGAAGCAGTTGTAAAATTCACTAAAAAGTAA